One genomic region from Terriglobus aquaticus encodes:
- a CDS encoding acyltransferase family protein — protein sequence MTRTPRFTDTQASVLLDLVRGLAAVFVLLEHWRNILFVDFRDVAAHRVLWAPAYVVSSCGVAAVMLFFVLSGYLVGGSAMRMFRQGTWSWREYLLHRFVRLWIVLLPALLLCALFDTVGLHLPFAQALYHGLSDDHVILDVTAHRSVSIFLGNLFFVQTIRVPTFGSAGSLWSLANEFWYYLLFPAVLLVFRRSTGLLARVGYALLIVAIFKFVGWGIGLSAAVWAMGALLAWLPAPRWPARLGAVIRWSAAVLYLLPFLTFKRWTVGVNLSNFSLGVLTTLLLWTMLSANSAATGHAWERFARWLSSFSFTLYLVHIPLCTLLAAWFVRQGRFQPGLRSLPIAMGILLILITVAALLARVTEYRTNEARLWIQRRIFRTA from the coding sequence GTGACACGGACGCCCCGCTTCACTGACACGCAGGCGTCCGTTCTGCTGGACCTGGTACGCGGCCTGGCTGCGGTCTTCGTGCTGCTGGAGCACTGGCGCAACATCCTCTTTGTCGACTTCCGCGATGTGGCGGCGCACCGGGTGCTGTGGGCGCCGGCGTACGTGGTGTCGTCGTGCGGTGTTGCAGCCGTGATGCTGTTCTTTGTGCTCAGCGGATACCTGGTGGGCGGCAGCGCCATGCGCATGTTCCGGCAGGGTACCTGGAGCTGGCGGGAGTATCTGCTGCATCGCTTTGTGCGGCTCTGGATCGTGCTGCTGCCGGCGCTGCTGCTGTGCGCGCTGTTCGATACGGTCGGCCTCCACCTGCCGTTTGCGCAGGCGCTGTACCACGGGCTTTCCGACGATCACGTGATCCTGGATGTGACGGCGCACCGCAGCGTGTCGATCTTCCTGGGGAACCTGTTCTTTGTGCAGACGATTCGGGTTCCCACGTTTGGCTCCGCCGGTTCACTGTGGAGCCTAGCCAACGAGTTCTGGTACTACCTGCTGTTTCCGGCTGTGCTGCTCGTGTTTCGGCGCAGCACTGGGTTGCTGGCGCGGGTTGGGTATGCGCTGCTCATCGTGGCGATCTTCAAGTTCGTTGGTTGGGGCATTGGGCTCTCCGCGGCGGTGTGGGCTATGGGAGCGCTGCTGGCGTGGCTTCCGGCTCCGCGGTGGCCGGCCCGTTTAGGCGCGGTGATTCGCTGGAGCGCAGCGGTGCTCTACCTTCTTCCATTTCTCACCTTCAAGCGCTGGACCGTTGGTGTAAACCTGAGCAACTTCAGCCTTGGCGTGCTGACGACGCTGCTGCTGTGGACCATGCTGTCGGCGAACTCCGCCGCGACCGGCCACGCGTGGGAGCGGTTCGCGCGGTGGCTTTCCAGCTTCTCCTTCACGCTGTATCTCGTACACATTCCACTCTGTACTCTGCTGGCCGCGTGGTTTGTGCGGCAGGGGCGGTTCCAGCCTGGCTTGCGGAGCCTGCCCATTGCCATGGGTATTCTGCTGATCCTGATTACAGTGGCCGCGCTGTTGGCCAGGGTCACGGAGTACCGCACGAACGAGGCGCGGCTCTGGATCCAGCGACGGATCTTCCGGACGGCGTAG
- a CDS encoding radical SAM protein has product MAKASKFMEKSITVVAKAGWSVFEKLNSISPNASFTPKWSDKPLLKSYQKEKPPLGWPRTTDSLCPKCIPEIRQQIVDGKLPHEILLNEKVGEIKAQIIERDGQILMVKDCPIHGHFEDVMSIDPPMMEHLERVFPGRDIRAHNDEKLHNHGTSTVTHGRGSVLTIDLTNRCNMMCDPCFMDANQVGFVHELTWDEIKTMLDNAIQIKPRRQMSVQFSGGEPTLSPYFLDAVAYARKVGYNSVQAATNGIEFAKSKEFAKAAAEAGLRYAYLQFDGIGNAANSHRKVGNAFDVKLQAIHNLHEAGVDIVPVTTIVNGINNEQVGRIIQFALDNPKKINFLSFQPVSFTGRDEAVSDERRAAQRYTLSHLAHDIRNQTGLGESTRDWFPISFMSTFSDWADLVHGPDHDWGQLSCGCHPNCGIGMALMIDKETKEAVPVTAFLNADRLAKDVAKVNDAARGKFLSILGVSLALLRNYDPAKAPTHFRIMDLLQKFDKCFGATGRNYGKVTADRTQADIEKRRADRWNFLFIAGMWFQDLFNYDFRRTEQCIIPYATQEGEISFCAYNTGVGWRNIIEKMHMTSTLTKWYEEHGRHEIFAGGKQVAIEKQEKYDLVLNQAHVDAAANDTFDKSGIAKNAREEKIRARDAKLKQEAENARMAKLYRKEILKEQEQPGFVALGEIGGLGGIKPAPKAEVVTEVKNDELVAGD; this is encoded by the coding sequence ATGGCCAAGGCCTCCAAGTTCATGGAAAAGTCGATCACGGTCGTTGCAAAGGCCGGCTGGTCGGTTTTTGAAAAGCTGAACAGCATCAGCCCGAATGCGTCGTTCACGCCCAAGTGGTCCGACAAGCCGCTGCTGAAGAGCTACCAGAAGGAGAAGCCGCCCCTCGGCTGGCCCCGCACTACCGATTCGCTCTGCCCCAAGTGCATCCCGGAGATCCGCCAGCAGATCGTCGACGGCAAGCTGCCTCACGAGATCCTGCTGAACGAGAAGGTCGGCGAAATCAAGGCGCAGATCATCGAGCGCGACGGCCAGATCCTGATGGTGAAGGACTGCCCGATCCACGGCCACTTCGAAGACGTCATGTCGATCGATCCGCCGATGATGGAGCACCTCGAGCGCGTATTCCCGGGCCGCGACATCCGCGCCCACAATGACGAGAAGCTGCACAACCACGGCACCTCGACCGTCACGCACGGCCGCGGCTCGGTCCTGACCATCGATCTGACCAACCGCTGCAACATGATGTGCGACCCGTGCTTCATGGACGCCAACCAGGTCGGCTTCGTCCACGAGCTCACGTGGGACGAGATCAAGACCATGCTGGACAACGCGATCCAGATCAAGCCGCGCCGCCAGATGTCGGTCCAGTTCTCCGGTGGTGAGCCGACGCTGAGCCCGTACTTCCTGGACGCCGTCGCCTACGCCCGCAAGGTCGGTTACAACTCCGTGCAGGCCGCGACCAACGGCATCGAGTTCGCCAAGTCGAAGGAATTCGCCAAGGCCGCCGCGGAAGCCGGTCTGCGTTACGCCTACCTGCAGTTCGACGGCATCGGCAACGCTGCCAACTCGCACCGCAAAGTCGGCAACGCGTTTGACGTGAAGCTGCAGGCAATCCACAACCTGCACGAGGCCGGTGTGGACATCGTCCCCGTCACGACCATCGTCAACGGCATCAACAACGAGCAGGTCGGCCGCATCATCCAGTTCGCGCTCGACAACCCCAAGAAGATCAACTTCCTGTCGTTCCAGCCGGTTTCGTTCACCGGCCGTGACGAGGCGGTCTCCGACGAGCGCCGCGCCGCACAGCGCTACACGCTGTCGCACCTCGCGCACGACATCCGCAACCAGACCGGCCTGGGCGAGTCCACCCGCGACTGGTTCCCCATCAGCTTCATGTCCACCTTCAGCGATTGGGCCGACCTGGTCCACGGACCGGACCACGACTGGGGCCAGCTCTCCTGCGGTTGCCACCCGAACTGCGGCATCGGCATGGCGCTGATGATCGACAAGGAAACCAAGGAAGCTGTGCCCGTCACTGCCTTCCTGAACGCCGACCGTCTTGCCAAGGACGTGGCCAAGGTGAACGATGCCGCCCGCGGCAAGTTCCTCTCGATCCTCGGTGTGTCGCTCGCGCTGCTGCGCAACTACGACCCCGCCAAGGCTCCCACGCACTTCCGCATCATGGACCTCCTGCAGAAGTTCGATAAGTGCTTCGGCGCGACCGGCCGCAACTACGGCAAGGTCACCGCGGACCGCACCCAGGCCGACATCGAGAAGCGCCGCGCCGACCGCTGGAACTTCCTCTTTATCGCCGGCATGTGGTTCCAGGACCTGTTCAACTACGACTTCCGCCGCACCGAGCAGTGCATCATCCCCTACGCCACGCAGGAAGGCGAGATCAGCTTCTGCGCGTACAACACCGGTGTGGGCTGGCGCAACATCATTGAGAAGATGCACATGACGTCGACCCTCACCAAGTGGTACGAGGAGCACGGCCGTCACGAGATCTTCGCCGGTGGCAAGCAGGTTGCGATCGAGAAGCAGGAGAAGTACGACCTCGTCCTGAACCAGGCCCACGTGGACGCTGCCGCTAACGACACGTTCGACAAGTCCGGCATCGCCAAGAACGCGCGCGAAGAGAAGATCCGCGCCCGCGACGCAAAGCTGAAGCAGGAAGCCGAGAACGCCCGCATGGCCAAGCTGTACCGCAAGGAAATCCTGAAGGAACAGGAACAGCCCGGCTTCGTCGCCCTCGGCGAAATCGGCGGCCTCGGCGGCATCAAGCCCGCCCCCAAGGCCGAAGTCGTCACCGAAGTAAAGAACGACGAGCTCGTAGCCGGCGACTAA
- a CDS encoding DUF5009 domain-containing protein: MSDLQSRKPERVVSLDIFRGLNIALMIFVNEVAEIRGLPRWTYHAHGYENRMTYVDMVFPAFLLIVGMSLPLAVNSRIRRGDTAPQLVWYVVLRSVALITLGLILANLSSGTAALMHGLPGAVWGLLALLAAVLVWFDYPRDSERKHAQLHAGLRVAGLVMLVVLAALYRKAENGGPVQWLSYSYPEILGLIGYTYLLGALCYMATRRWKWAPAGWFAVFAVYNVLATAKILPTTDKWWIWPVSNGSMETLVFAGVLLTTLFFLSPDLPFRRKAVLACSFGVIAGLAGWLALPLGLSKIRATPSWVLFTIAACCWVYTLLYWLCDVKQIRGWAAPVRSAGSNTLLTYLLPDFWYVLLGVFSIHAWSTLYPTGWGGVVRSLVFTAAMLAISTLLTRMKVRLQL; this comes from the coding sequence ATGAGCGATCTACAATCGCGCAAACCAGAGCGTGTGGTTTCGCTGGACATCTTTCGCGGTCTGAACATCGCGCTGATGATCTTTGTGAACGAAGTGGCGGAGATTCGAGGCCTGCCGCGGTGGACCTATCACGCGCACGGTTACGAGAACCGCATGACCTATGTGGACATGGTGTTTCCGGCGTTTCTGCTGATCGTTGGCATGTCGCTGCCGCTGGCGGTGAACAGCCGCATTCGCCGTGGCGACACGGCGCCCCAACTGGTCTGGTATGTGGTGCTGCGGTCGGTGGCGCTGATTACGCTGGGCCTGATCCTGGCCAACCTGAGCAGCGGGACCGCCGCGCTGATGCACGGCCTGCCCGGTGCGGTGTGGGGTCTGCTGGCGCTGCTGGCGGCGGTGCTGGTGTGGTTCGACTATCCGCGTGATTCTGAGCGGAAGCATGCGCAGTTGCATGCTGGCTTGCGTGTCGCAGGATTGGTCATGCTGGTTGTGCTCGCCGCTTTGTATCGCAAAGCAGAGAACGGCGGGCCGGTTCAGTGGCTGTCTTATTCGTACCCTGAGATCCTCGGGCTGATCGGCTACACCTATCTGCTGGGTGCGTTGTGCTACATGGCGACGCGGCGCTGGAAGTGGGCGCCGGCCGGCTGGTTCGCCGTGTTTGCGGTGTACAACGTTCTAGCCACGGCGAAGATCCTGCCGACGACGGACAAGTGGTGGATCTGGCCTGTGTCGAACGGATCGATGGAGACGCTGGTGTTTGCCGGCGTTCTGCTGACGACGCTGTTCTTTCTGTCGCCCGATCTGCCGTTTCGCAGGAAGGCAGTGCTGGCTTGTTCGTTCGGCGTGATTGCCGGGCTTGCAGGGTGGCTGGCGCTGCCGCTGGGCCTGTCGAAGATCCGGGCGACGCCGTCGTGGGTGCTGTTCACGATCGCAGCGTGCTGCTGGGTCTACACGCTGCTGTACTGGCTTTGCGATGTAAAGCAAATCCGCGGGTGGGCGGCACCGGTGCGCTCCGCCGGGTCCAACACGCTGCTGACCTACCTGCTGCCCGACTTCTGGTACGTGCTGCTGGGCGTGTTCAGCATTCACGCCTGGAGCACGCTGTACCCGACAGGCTGGGGCGGCGTAGTGCGCTCGCTTGTGTTCACCGCAGCGATGCTGGCCATTTCTACGCTACTGACGAGGATGAAGGTGCGGCTGCAACTGTGA
- a CDS encoding bestrophin-like domain, producing MINHPRLLSAVLLCVMAALSFAGTKLRFLHPKEDDGKNEDITLVISATLTLLGLIIGFMFSMATSRYDQRRLYEEGEANAIGTEWVRCDLMPASEAAATRGLLRQYVQSRIDFYNSDEGNKLGVIDRQSSQLQTQLWKSIQPIAATQPTPVTALVVSGMNDVLNSQGYTQFSWWNRIPTTAWVLLVTIACVSNLLVGYGTGRRRARSGLLIVLPVLVAVAIFLVADIDSPRGGVIRVHPRDLVTLQQTLH from the coding sequence ATGATCAACCACCCACGCCTTTTGTCGGCCGTTCTGCTGTGCGTTATGGCGGCGCTGTCGTTTGCCGGGACCAAGCTTCGCTTTCTGCACCCCAAGGAAGACGACGGCAAGAACGAAGACATTACGCTGGTGATCTCCGCAACGCTGACACTGCTGGGCTTGATCATCGGCTTCATGTTTTCCATGGCGACCAGCCGCTATGACCAGCGGCGCCTGTACGAAGAAGGCGAGGCCAACGCTATCGGCACGGAGTGGGTGCGGTGCGACCTGATGCCGGCCAGCGAGGCTGCGGCGACCCGTGGGCTGCTTCGGCAGTACGTGCAGTCGCGCATCGACTTCTACAACTCCGACGAGGGCAACAAGCTGGGTGTGATCGATCGGCAGTCGTCGCAGTTGCAGACACAGCTTTGGAAGTCCATACAGCCCATTGCCGCGACGCAGCCAACACCGGTCACGGCGCTGGTAGTCAGCGGCATGAACGACGTGCTGAACAGCCAGGGGTACACGCAGTTCTCATGGTGGAACCGAATTCCGACTACGGCTTGGGTTCTGCTGGTGACGATTGCGTGCGTGTCGAACCTGCTGGTCGGCTACGGCACAGGTCGCCGGCGTGCACGCAGCGGCCTGCTCATCGTGCTGCCGGTGCTGGTGGCTGTCGCGATCTTCCTGGTGGCCGATATCGATAGCCCGCGCGGTGGTGTGATCCGTGTGCATCCGCGCGACCTGGTCACTCTGCAGCAGACGCTGCACTAA
- a CDS encoding mechanosensitive ion channel family protein produces the protein MNHDWVQFVGPSHNLQIYGVKLLGVDAQNGRKLLFSIVFLLLLWVIRGVLQAAAKAMRSRESRIAVFWTGQGVSLVTFALGLLGLMSIWFDNPARLATGVGLVGAGLAFALQKVITSFAAYFIILRGNTFNVGDRIALGGVRGDVISLSFFQTVIMEMGEPPSMQSAKPDVWVQSRQFSGRIVTVSNSTLFDAPVFNYTRDFPFLWEEMQLPISYKDNRAAAEQILLEAAQAETVEISTLAAPQLEHLRQKFLLEAIDLKPRVYWRLTDNWVELTVRFLVKDHDIRGLKDRMSRRVIAEMDKAGIGIASGTYEIVGMPPLEVKMEAPAGVSGRS, from the coding sequence ATGAACCACGATTGGGTGCAGTTCGTTGGGCCGTCCCACAACCTGCAGATCTATGGCGTGAAGCTGTTGGGCGTGGACGCGCAGAACGGCCGCAAGCTGCTGTTCTCCATCGTGTTCCTGCTGTTGCTGTGGGTGATTCGCGGCGTGCTGCAGGCCGCGGCCAAGGCGATGCGGTCGCGCGAAAGCCGGATCGCCGTGTTCTGGACAGGACAAGGTGTCTCGCTGGTCACCTTTGCGCTGGGCCTGCTCGGGCTCATGTCGATCTGGTTCGACAACCCTGCGCGGCTCGCCACGGGCGTGGGTCTGGTGGGCGCTGGGCTGGCCTTTGCACTGCAGAAGGTCATCACCAGCTTCGCGGCCTACTTCATCATCCTGCGGGGTAACACGTTCAACGTGGGCGATCGTATCGCCCTAGGCGGTGTGCGTGGCGACGTGATCTCGCTCAGCTTCTTCCAGACCGTGATTATGGAGATGGGCGAGCCGCCGTCCATGCAGTCGGCCAAGCCGGATGTGTGGGTGCAGTCGCGCCAGTTCTCCGGCCGCATTGTGACGGTGTCGAACTCCACGCTGTTTGACGCGCCCGTCTTCAACTACACGCGCGACTTCCCGTTTCTGTGGGAGGAGATGCAGCTTCCCATCTCGTACAAGGACAATCGCGCAGCCGCGGAGCAAATCCTGCTGGAGGCGGCACAGGCCGAAACGGTTGAGATCAGCACACTCGCCGCGCCGCAACTGGAGCACCTGCGGCAGAAGTTCTTGCTGGAGGCGATCGATCTGAAACCGCGTGTCTACTGGCGGCTGACGGACAACTGGGTGGAGCTCACGGTTCGCTTCCTGGTCAAGGATCACGACATCCGCGGCCTGAAAGATCGCATGAGTCGCCGCGTGATTGCCGAGATGGACAAGGCTGGTATCGGCATTGCCTCTGGCACGTACGAGATTGTGGGCATGCCACCGCTGGAAGTAAAGATGGAAGCTCCGGCGGGCGTGTCTGGTCGGAGTTAG
- a CDS encoding carboxylesterase/lipase family protein, which yields MPAKRCAALSFLLAVATLHAQTNQPVQTDKGAVIGKLSDDGQVRAFLGVPYAAPPVGPLRWQPPQPAAAWSAPRLAQSYGSHCVQVNQFADMHFHDAGESEDCLTLNVWVPRDAAPGAKLPVMVWIYGGGFYAGSTSEARQDGESFARKGVILVSMNYRLNIFGFFAHPALAAESPQHAAGNYGLMDQAAALQWVRRNIAQFGGDPGNITLFGESAGSASVSLQMASPLAKDTLAHAIGESGGAFSRTGLSAMPLATAEAKDEKFAQQVLGKTSLADLRAMSVADIKKAVEAQAAPAVRFGIVVDGLFLPEPAAQIFAEGKQAHIPLMAGWVRDEGGAPRPGMTLASYREQAQKTWGPNADAFLSAYSATTDTEAARAQADYMADAFIAASTWEWIEAQVKTGGAPVYRFHFEQPSPGGRYHPVNTGVFHSSEIEYVFGNLSARPSAPFTEADYKLSDTMQNYWVNFAKTGNPNGTGLPTWPAYNQADRWPVMHLIEPSPTAEPDTTRARYEFLRANKPVPGAAAR from the coding sequence ATGCCTGCAAAGCGTTGCGCTGCCCTGTCGTTCCTGCTCGCGGTTGCCACCCTCCACGCCCAAACCAATCAGCCGGTGCAGACGGACAAAGGTGCCGTGATCGGCAAGCTGTCGGACGACGGACAGGTGCGCGCCTTTCTCGGCGTTCCCTACGCCGCCCCGCCCGTGGGCCCGCTGCGCTGGCAGCCGCCGCAACCTGCTGCGGCATGGTCGGCACCGCGCCTGGCGCAGAGCTACGGTTCGCATTGCGTGCAGGTGAATCAGTTCGCGGACATGCACTTCCACGACGCCGGTGAAAGCGAAGACTGCCTCACGCTGAACGTGTGGGTACCGCGCGACGCCGCGCCGGGCGCCAAGTTGCCCGTGATGGTCTGGATCTACGGCGGCGGCTTCTACGCCGGCAGCACGTCCGAGGCGCGGCAGGACGGCGAGAGCTTCGCGCGCAAAGGCGTCATCCTCGTCAGCATGAATTACCGGCTGAACATCTTCGGCTTCTTCGCGCACCCGGCGCTGGCCGCGGAGTCGCCGCAGCACGCCGCCGGCAACTATGGCCTGATGGATCAGGCGGCAGCGCTGCAGTGGGTTCGTCGCAACATCGCGCAGTTCGGCGGTGACCCCGGCAACATCACGCTCTTCGGTGAGTCCGCGGGTTCGGCCTCCGTCAGCCTGCAGATGGCGTCGCCGCTGGCGAAAGACACGCTCGCCCACGCCATTGGCGAGAGCGGCGGAGCGTTCTCGCGCACCGGCCTGTCCGCCATGCCGCTGGCCACGGCCGAAGCCAAGGACGAGAAGTTCGCTCAGCAGGTTCTCGGCAAGACTTCGCTGGCCGACCTGCGCGCCATGTCCGTCGCAGACATCAAGAAGGCTGTAGAGGCTCAGGCCGCTCCGGCCGTCCGCTTCGGCATCGTGGTCGACGGACTCTTCCTGCCCGAGCCTGCTGCGCAGATCTTTGCCGAAGGCAAGCAGGCCCACATCCCACTGATGGCCGGATGGGTGCGCGACGAAGGCGGGGCGCCTCGCCCAGGCATGACTCTGGCCAGCTACCGCGAACAGGCACAGAAGACCTGGGGACCCAACGCGGACGCCTTCCTAAGCGCCTACTCCGCCACGACCGACACCGAGGCCGCGCGCGCCCAAGCCGATTACATGGCCGACGCGTTCATCGCGGCCTCTACCTGGGAATGGATCGAAGCGCAGGTGAAGACCGGCGGCGCGCCCGTGTACCGCTTCCACTTTGAGCAGCCGTCCCCCGGTGGCCGCTATCACCCCGTGAACACCGGCGTCTTCCACTCCAGCGAGATCGAATACGTCTTCGGCAACCTGAGCGCGCGGCCTTCCGCCCCGTTTACCGAGGCGGACTACAAGCTGTCGGACACCATGCAGAACTACTGGGTGAACTTCGCGAAGACCGGCAATCCCAACGGCACCGGCCTTCCCACCTGGCCCGCGTACAACCAGGCCGACCGATGGCCGGTGATGCACCTCATCGAGCCCTCGCCAACGGCTGAGCCAGACACAACGCGCGCACGATATGAATTCCTGCGGGCGAACAAGCCTGTACCAGGAGCCGCCGCGCGCTAA
- a CDS encoding sensor domain-containing diguanylate cyclase: MDAKLQDEPGRIAALRRYEVLDTPREAPFERITKLVRAVLNVPISTISLIAEERQWFKSCVGMPGGETTRDESICTHTIQSREPLLVPDTLQDERFRDLPAVQGKPFLRSYAGVPLRTPDGYNIGSLCALDTQPRSFEPSQIEVLKNFAGLVVEELELRRIAQVDSLTEAVTRRGFLLEIEKAISTFRRSGRSAALIVLDVDHFKQVNDTHGHGVGDCVLREVCAALMPMLRREDVMGRLGGEEFGVLLNTTNLDEGQATAERLRAAVEKLRFSATVPFQVTASFGVACLEPGCDEPEVWLARADEALYAAKRGGRNRTCVMQSRPQAVLA; encoded by the coding sequence ATGGACGCGAAACTACAAGACGAACCGGGCAGGATCGCGGCGCTCCGTCGCTACGAGGTGCTGGACACGCCACGCGAGGCTCCGTTTGAGCGCATCACCAAGCTCGTGCGTGCTGTCCTGAACGTTCCCATCTCAACCATTTCGCTGATTGCCGAAGAGAGGCAGTGGTTCAAGTCGTGCGTCGGGATGCCGGGTGGCGAGACGACGCGAGACGAATCGATCTGCACGCACACGATCCAGTCGCGCGAGCCGTTGCTCGTGCCGGACACGCTGCAGGACGAACGATTCCGCGACCTGCCGGCGGTACAGGGCAAGCCCTTCCTGCGGAGCTACGCCGGAGTTCCGCTGCGCACCCCGGATGGCTACAACATCGGTTCACTGTGCGCGCTGGATACGCAGCCGCGCTCGTTTGAGCCGTCGCAGATCGAAGTCTTGAAGAACTTTGCCGGGCTGGTGGTGGAAGAGCTGGAGCTGCGCCGCATCGCGCAAGTGGATTCGCTGACCGAAGCGGTCACACGCCGGGGCTTTCTGCTGGAGATTGAAAAGGCGATCTCCACGTTCCGGCGCAGTGGCAGGTCCGCCGCGCTGATTGTGCTGGATGTGGACCACTTCAAGCAGGTGAACGATACGCACGGCCACGGCGTGGGCGACTGCGTTCTGAGAGAAGTTTGCGCCGCGCTGATGCCCATGCTGCGGCGCGAAGACGTGATGGGACGGTTAGGTGGCGAGGAGTTCGGCGTTCTGCTGAACACGACCAACCTCGACGAGGGTCAGGCTACTGCCGAGCGCCTGCGCGCAGCGGTCGAGAAGCTCCGCTTTTCCGCGACGGTACCCTTTCAGGTGACGGCCAGCTTTGGCGTGGCCTGCCTGGAGCCCGGTTGCGACGAGCCGGAAGTATGGTTGGCGCGGGCAGATGAAGCCCTGTACGCGGCCAAGCGTGGCGGCCGCAATCGCACCTGCGTGATGCAATCGAGGCCGCAGGCCGTTCTGGCTTAG
- a CDS encoding LLM class flavin-dependent oxidoreductase: MKKLGFLSFGHWANSPQSQTRSASDVLLQSIDLAVESERIGLDGAYFRVHHFAQQLASPFPLLAAVGAKTKKIEIGTGVIDMRYENPFYMVEDAGSADLIAGGRLQLGVSRGSPEQVIDGWRHFGYDVKDGQTDQDLGREHVETFLKLLDGKGFAAPNPRPMFPNPPGLLRLEPHSEGLRDRIWWGAGSNATAEWAAKLGMNLQSSTLKFDESGEPFHVQQAKQIRAYREAWKAAGHTRTPRVSVSRSIFPITTQMDRMYFGSTGSDKFGYIDGPSRAVFGRSYAAEPDKLVEQLRYDEAIAEADTLLLTIPNQLGVAYNVHILETMVQQIAPALGWRSNAAAATTPELELATA, encoded by the coding sequence ATGAAAAAGCTCGGTTTCCTTTCCTTCGGCCATTGGGCCAACTCTCCGCAGTCGCAGACCCGGTCTGCGTCCGATGTCCTGCTGCAGTCGATCGACCTGGCCGTGGAGTCGGAGCGCATCGGCCTGGACGGCGCGTACTTCCGCGTTCACCACTTCGCGCAGCAGCTTGCGTCGCCCTTTCCGCTGCTGGCCGCAGTGGGTGCAAAGACGAAAAAGATCGAGATCGGCACGGGCGTGATCGACATGCGCTACGAGAACCCGTTCTACATGGTTGAGGACGCCGGCTCGGCCGACCTGATCGCAGGCGGCCGCCTGCAACTGGGCGTAAGCCGCGGTTCGCCGGAGCAGGTCATCGATGGCTGGCGCCACTTCGGCTATGACGTGAAGGACGGACAGACCGATCAGGACCTTGGCCGGGAACACGTGGAGACTTTCCTGAAGCTGCTGGACGGCAAGGGTTTCGCCGCGCCGAATCCGCGGCCCATGTTCCCCAACCCGCCGGGCCTGCTGCGTCTGGAGCCACACAGCGAAGGTCTGCGCGACCGCATCTGGTGGGGCGCCGGGTCGAACGCCACGGCGGAATGGGCGGCAAAGCTGGGCATGAACCTGCAGTCGTCCACGCTGAAGTTCGACGAGTCGGGCGAGCCCTTCCACGTGCAGCAGGCAAAGCAGATCCGCGCCTACCGTGAAGCGTGGAAGGCCGCCGGCCACACCCGCACTCCGCGCGTTTCGGTCAGCCGCAGCATCTTCCCCATCACTACGCAGATGGATCGCATGTACTTCGGCAGCACGGGCAGCGACAAGTTCGGCTACATCGACGGCCCGTCACGCGCCGTGTTCGGCCGCAGCTATGCCGCCGAGCCCGACAAGCTGGTCGAACAGCTCCGCTATGACGAGGCCATCGCCGAAGCCGACACGCTGTTGCTCACCATCCCCAACCAGCTTGGCGTGGCGTACAACGTGCACATCCTGGAGACGATGGTGCAGCAGATTGCACCGGCGCTGGGATGGCGCAGCAACGCCGCTGCGGCGACGACTCCGGAACTCGAGCTGGCAACGGCGTAA
- a CDS encoding zinc-dependent alcohol dehydrogenase family protein gives MPKAVRFSELGGPEVLKLEDVPAREPGQGEVALDVKAVGLNRAESMYFHGHYMEQAQLPSGLGYEAIGTVTKVGPGVDSKWVGKRVGTVPGYSMNKFPVLAEKAVVPADVLAEVPESLSVEEAAAVWMQYGTAYGALVPLGKVTAGDFVIITAASSSVGLAAIQIVKAEGGKSIATTRTSAKKQELLDLGADFVIATEEEDLVARVNEITGGKLARVVFDPIGGDGMNALGAATANGGIIFLYGMLSQTPTPFPLTTFARGVAMYGYSLVQMKAPEFYEPMKKYIYDHLADGSFKPKVDRTFPLDNIVEAYQYLESNQQIGKIVVTVS, from the coding sequence ATGCCGAAAGCAGTACGGTTTAGCGAATTGGGCGGACCCGAGGTCCTGAAGTTGGAAGATGTGCCGGCGCGCGAGCCAGGCCAGGGCGAGGTGGCGCTGGATGTGAAGGCCGTGGGCCTGAATCGCGCCGAAAGCATGTATTTTCACGGCCACTACATGGAGCAGGCGCAGCTACCCAGCGGCCTGGGCTACGAGGCCATCGGGACCGTGACGAAGGTCGGCCCCGGCGTCGACAGCAAGTGGGTCGGCAAGCGCGTCGGCACCGTGCCCGGCTACTCCATGAACAAGTTCCCGGTGCTGGCAGAAAAGGCTGTCGTTCCCGCTGACGTTCTCGCCGAAGTGCCGGAAAGCCTCTCGGTTGAGGAGGCAGCCGCGGTGTGGATGCAGTACGGCACCGCCTACGGCGCTCTGGTTCCGCTGGGCAAGGTCACGGCGGGCGACTTCGTCATCATCACCGCCGCCAGCTCCTCCGTTGGCCTCGCCGCCATCCAGATCGTCAAGGCAGAGGGTGGTAAGTCCATCGCAACAACGCGCACGTCCGCCAAGAAGCAGGAGCTGCTCGACCTCGGCGCAGACTTCGTCATCGCCACCGAAGAGGAGGACCTGGTCGCGCGCGTGAACGAGATCACTGGCGGCAAGCTGGCCCGCGTCGTGTTCGATCCCATTGGCGGCGACGGCATGAACGCCCTGGGCGCGGCCACGGCCAACGGCGGCATTATCTTTCTGTACGGCATGCTGTCGCAGACGCCAACACCGTTTCCGCTAACCACGTTTGCGCGCGGCGTTGCGATGTACGGCTACTCGCTGGTGCAGATGAAGGCGCCCGAGTTCTACGAGCCGATGAAGAAGTACATCTACGACCATCTGGCGGACGGCAGCTTCAAGCCCAAGGTGGACCGCACCTTCCCGCTGGACAACATCGTGGAAGCCTACCAGTACCTCGAGAGCAATCAGCAGATCGGCAAGATCGTCGTAACCGTCTCGTAG